In Quercus robur chromosome 10, dhQueRobu3.1, whole genome shotgun sequence, a genomic segment contains:
- the LOC126703996 gene encoding uncharacterized protein LOC126703996, translated as MSLLFWNVRGLGNRRTIRELEKYIRAQDPIALFLAQTWVGEARLIDLCSELGFDHYWVTPQVNHLGCLVLYWKNTITIEVMSSSANHIDAMVRVATEESWRLTGIYGFADPAKKRDTWALLRQLHTSPSMPWLCAGDFNEILWSHEKCGLGPRCENQMRDFREVLDEAGLKDLGFVGKKFSWKGQRLGGLVLERLDCTVANNHWLSQNPGMKVQHLHSYSSDHLAIIVKPEGIVPRQNRPFKFEQMWLRDRGCSNTVISAWSLSVTGATMPEVARKIHTCGEKLSEWIKNSFGSIRKLLEEKKKLLDKAEMAAAKGGGDQLVVKSLQMEINSLLDKESQMWQQRSRALFLKCGDRNTSYFHSKASQRF; from the coding sequence ATGAGTCTGTTGTTCTGGAACGtgcgtgggcttgggaaccggcGCACCATTCGGGAGCTCGAGAAGTACATTCGGGCACAAGATCCCATTGCCCTCTTCCTGGCCCAGACGTGGGTGGGTGAAGCTAGGTTGATTGATTTATGCTCTGAGTTGGGATTTGATCATTACTGGGTTACTCCACAAGTAAATCACTTGGGCTGCCTAGTTCTGTACTGGAAGAACACAATAACGATTGAGGTAATGTCCTCGTCGGCGAATCATATAGATGCTATGGTTAGGGTTGCGACGGAAGAGAGTTGGCGTCTCACAGGGATATACGGCTTCGCCGATCCAGCCAAAAAGCGGGACACTTGGGCTCTCCTCCGTCAGCTCCATACAAGCCCCTCGATGCCATGGCTTTGCGCAGGGGATTTCAACGAAATCCTCTGGTCCCATGAGAAGTGCGGCCTTGGCCCAAGATGCGAAAACCAAATGAGAGACTTCCGTGAAGTGTTGGATGAAGCTGGGTTGAAGGACCTGGGTTTTGTTGGGAAGAAATTCTCGTGGAAAGGCCAACGCCTCGGCGGTTTGGTGCTTGAGAGGCTGGACTGCACTGTTGCCAATAACCATTGGCTCTCCCAAAACCCAGGTATGAAAGTCCAACATCTCCACTCTTACTCCTCTGACCATCTAGCCATTATTGTAAAACCTGAAGGCATCGTACCTAGACAAAACCGGCctttcaaatttgaacaaatGTGGTTACGTGACAGGGGATGTAGCAACACGGTCATCAGTGCTTGGAGTCTGTCTGTAACGGGGGCTACAATGCCAGAGGTTGCAAGGAAAATTCATACATGTGGGGAAAAGCTCTCTGAGTGgattaaaaatagttttggaaGCATTAGGAAGTTgcttgaagaaaagaagaagctcTTGGACAAGGCTGAAATGGCAGCAGcaaagggggggggggatcaATTAGTGGTAAAATCCCTTCAAATGGAAATTAATTCACTGCTCGACAAGGAAAGCCAGATGTGGCAACAACGCTCTAGGGCGCTTTTTCTGAAGTGTGGAGACAGGAATACCTCCTACTTTCACAGCAAAGCCTCCCAACGGTTCTGA